The DNA segment CAAAGGCGTCGGGGTGTTTTGCTCGCAGTTTCTGACGATATTCCTTCAACGAGAGATCTTAGGTCGCCTGGCACGCAGATTCAGCATGCCCTCAGGGCGGCACCCTAAGGGATCAAAAGCCGTTAAAACCGCGGTGGAGACCTTTGTGCCCAACCCTAAATTGGTATCAGCGAGGTGATTTCACAATTGCCGTGGGCGAAGCTGGTCTCGACACTCGCCGAGAAAGCGTGAAGCACTATGGTGGAA comes from the Shewanella seohaensis genome and includes:
- a CDS encoding DUF853 domain-containing protein encodes the protein MRLIRSKGVGVFCSQFLTIFLQREILGRLARRFSMPSGRHPKGSKAVKTAVETFVPNPKLVSAR